The Hymenobacter sp. GOD-10R genome includes a window with the following:
- a CDS encoding RNA polymerase sigma-70 factor: MKLTKNFPEEAEAAASDDERQWFQTLFKQHATGLYHLAYNHLRSRAEAQEIVQDCFLKFWEKRHEVGPEATAAKGYLYTSAYHAILNQVRHRHYWVYEDCPDDLMVEQEPQSSGLEYEQLQDLYNNALAQLPLKRRQIFAMSRQQGLSNAKIAQELNISIKTVENQMTQALKFLRHYFVAHGVLLEFMLLLSVSALV, encoded by the coding sequence GTGAAGCTTACGAAGAACTTTCCGGAAGAAGCAGAGGCCGCAGCGTCGGACGACGAGCGGCAGTGGTTTCAGACGCTCTTTAAGCAACATGCTACGGGCCTGTACCACCTAGCCTACAACCACCTCCGCTCGCGCGCCGAAGCGCAGGAGATTGTGCAAGATTGCTTTCTGAAGTTCTGGGAGAAGCGCCACGAAGTGGGCCCCGAGGCTACGGCGGCGAAAGGCTACCTCTACACCTCGGCCTACCACGCCATCCTGAACCAGGTGCGCCACCGCCACTACTGGGTGTACGAGGACTGCCCCGACGACTTGATGGTGGAGCAGGAGCCGCAGAGCAGCGGTCTGGAGTACGAGCAGCTCCAGGATTTATATAACAATGCCCTCGCGCAACTGCCCCTGAAGCGGCGCCAGATCTTCGCCATGAGCCGGCAGCAAGGCCTATCGAACGCCAAGATTGCCCAGGAGCTGAATATCTCCATCAAGACCGTGGAAAACCAGATGACCCAGGCGCTGAAGTTTCTGCGGCACTACTTCGTAGCGCACGGCGTGCTGCTGGAGTTCATGCTGCTGCTTTCCGTGTCAGCACTCGTCTAA
- a CDS encoding FecR family protein, protein MPTPVDFEAYLRYLRRQSSPAETRAVLAWLAQPTNALVAQHWMEKYAQLLEHEQGLTQDTPDFDHMQAALLQQLGLVPNQIEAEAQKRNLPWRRWAAAAAVLVGVAAGGGWLWQTQYATPPLTQLTTPYGQTRVVRLPDGSTVTLNSHSTLRYAADLGQASVREVWLDGEAYFAVKHLPNHRRFVVRTTAGFRVEVLGTKFTVYRRHQQGRVVLLSGKVKVGFTDRTRSNDVVLKPGELVETWDAQPRQVVHKVVNTAPYAAWKDDKLVFDGTTLAEVATRLSDTYGVAVVVENPALNQRKISGTFSVGDLEALLQLLEKSFQLTVSREQNRIILSDHSSH, encoded by the coding sequence ATGCCTACTCCAGTCGATTTCGAAGCGTATCTGCGGTACCTGCGGCGCCAATCTTCACCCGCGGAAACCCGTGCCGTGCTGGCTTGGTTAGCCCAGCCCACCAATGCGTTGGTGGCGCAGCATTGGATGGAGAAATACGCGCAGCTGCTGGAGCACGAACAGGGCCTGACACAGGACACGCCGGATTTTGACCACATGCAGGCCGCACTCCTGCAGCAGCTAGGTTTAGTGCCCAACCAGATCGAAGCGGAAGCGCAGAAGCGCAACCTGCCTTGGCGACGTTGGGCCGCTGCCGCCGCGGTACTGGTCGGCGTTGCGGCGGGCGGTGGGTGGCTCTGGCAAACTCAATACGCTACGCCACCACTTACGCAGCTCACCACGCCTTACGGCCAAACTCGCGTAGTGCGGCTTCCGGATGGCTCCACCGTCACGCTCAATAGCCACTCAACGCTGCGCTATGCTGCCGACCTAGGTCAGGCAAGCGTGCGGGAGGTGTGGCTCGATGGTGAAGCGTATTTTGCCGTGAAGCACCTGCCCAACCACCGCCGCTTTGTGGTGCGCACCACGGCGGGCTTCCGGGTGGAGGTGCTCGGCACCAAGTTCACCGTGTACCGGCGCCACCAGCAGGGGCGGGTGGTGCTGCTTTCGGGCAAGGTGAAGGTTGGCTTCACAGACAGGACCCGCAGCAACGACGTGGTGCTCAAGCCGGGCGAGCTGGTCGAAACCTGGGACGCGCAACCCCGGCAAGTAGTGCACAAAGTGGTAAACACTGCCCCGTACGCTGCCTGGAAGGACGACAAGCTGGTGTTCGACGGCACGACGTTGGCTGAAGTCGCGACCCGCCTGAGCGACACCTACGGGGTGGCCGTGGTAGTCGAAAACCCGGCGCTCAACCAGCGCAAGATCTCGGGTACTTTTTCGGTGGGCGACTTAGAAGCGCTGCTTCAGTTGCTAGAAAAAAGCTTTCAGCTGACCGTAAGCCGCGAGCAAAATCGAATTATTCTTTCTGATCATTCTTCCCACTAA
- a CDS encoding heme-binding protein, with product MSITLEQAEQAIKAAKQKSTELGVKMNIAVVDAGANLTAFARMDDAWLGSVDIAMRKARTARFFDMPTGNLGQASQPGGSLYNIEHSNGGLITFPGGLPIKDGSGKIIGAIGVSGDTVENDHTVAQAGVDALQ from the coding sequence ATGAGTATCACGTTAGAACAAGCTGAACAAGCTATCAAAGCCGCCAAGCAGAAATCAACCGAGCTAGGTGTCAAAATGAACATCGCCGTGGTAGATGCCGGTGCCAACCTCACGGCGTTCGCCCGCATGGACGACGCTTGGCTGGGCTCGGTCGACATTGCCATGCGTAAGGCCCGCACCGCCCGCTTCTTCGACATGCCCACCGGCAACCTAGGCCAAGCCTCCCAGCCCGGTGGCTCGCTCTACAACATCGAGCACTCCAACGGCGGCCTGATCACCTTCCCCGGCGGCTTACCCATCAAGGACGGCAGCGGTAAGATCATCGGCGCTATTGGGGTGTCGGGCGACACCGTGGAGAACGACCACACCGTAGCGCAGGCTGGTGTGGATGCGTTGCAATAG
- a CDS encoding TonB-dependent receptor: protein MKRNLTCCSGGSWARAASLTVCVLCLPPLASSASAQLLASTQQVARQPTTISLKQLLAQWETQYGASIGYDTDLIGDKVVVPRETDGSLDAKLKAVLSQVGLRFEKTRAKYYIVLPAKSSSAVPANVSVDLLSTANVSAKRDFPVSGRVMQSNGQPLPGVTVVVKGTTTVTSTDADGRFTLNVPPGSTLVISSVGFIRQEVPVTEASTALSIRLSEDTQALKEVVVVGYGTQSKRTVTTAISSVKGDQVANLPVTNPTQALVGQVSGVQLQQTSGAPGDPPAIRIRGAGSITSGNSPLYVIDGYPTNDGNLFNAISPQDIESIDILKDAASAAIYGSRAGNGVIIVTTKRGKSGKTTFSLNATAGVETVMHRYDLLNGQEFVDMAKEGLAYQNRPIPAFLNQPERWANTDWQDVIFRKAPFQNYQLSATGGSDKVRFSVSGGYIDQQGTLKNTFLKRYNLRASLDADLTSKVRVGVNLQPSYTQRRVQQTTGGNTSTGVDGILAEALTMPPILPVWRPNGDYFVITQDPEMKTIFNDELSNPLVKLDANKDFFYSFRQTGNAYLEYEPIEGLKLNSRMNVGLVSEREEWFVEPFLARGNGNTGNISTPNLAQIRARRNNTTNINWYWSNTATYDFSLHQDHNFTALLGYDVSRQNDFYVTLEPRTDRDNPVAFVNSSVKNVQGAVLNKGASERREYVFDAVFGRLNYNYKGRYLLSGSLRRDRSSRFGPTNRAGIFPSVSAGWNVSEESFLAENKAVSMLKIRASYGETGNDQLPGYYPWIATMQREAYNFGTTDAQVVAFRPSGFSNLDLGWEKNKQFDAGLDLGFLNDRIGLSVDLYNRNSNIILSADIPSINGKAASVIQNVGNVRNRGLEVTLNTLNIDGKLKWNTNFNISFNRNQIMSLASGQTQLANQGVVRNYVGRPMGDFYLYIVDGTFNNQNDVDTYPKLGSQGIGDLRYRDVSGPGGVPDGRITADDQVRAGNYQPDFVYGFGNTFTYSNFDLNILLDGSQGGEIYRSQELPLALGRWLENGSKQSLDRWRSESDPGNGKFHRAGTTNLSSDIASSTRYLYDASFLRIRNITLGYTLPTVLSEKIHVQRLRLYATGQNIYTFTKAGGFRNPQANGATTNGATDNPTNSGVDNGTYPISRNISMGLNLTF from the coding sequence ATGAAAAGAAACCTTACCTGCTGTTCTGGTGGCAGTTGGGCGCGCGCGGCTTCGCTGACGGTGTGCGTACTCTGCCTACCTCCCTTGGCCTCGTCTGCGTCCGCGCAGCTGCTGGCTTCCACCCAACAAGTAGCACGGCAACCTACCACCATTTCGCTCAAGCAGTTGCTGGCGCAATGGGAAACCCAATACGGTGCTTCCATCGGCTACGATACCGATTTGATCGGCGACAAAGTAGTGGTGCCCCGAGAAACCGACGGCAGCCTGGACGCCAAGCTCAAAGCGGTGTTGTCGCAAGTGGGGCTGCGCTTCGAGAAAACACGCGCGAAGTATTATATCGTGCTACCCGCCAAGTCTTCGAGTGCTGTACCCGCAAACGTTTCCGTTGATTTACTTTCAACTGCAAACGTTTCTGCCAAGCGCGATTTCCCCGTGTCGGGACGCGTCATGCAGAGCAACGGCCAGCCGCTGCCGGGGGTAACCGTGGTGGTAAAAGGCACCACCACGGTTACCAGCACCGACGCCGACGGCCGGTTTACGCTGAACGTGCCGCCCGGTAGCACTTTGGTAATTAGCTCGGTAGGCTTTATCAGGCAGGAAGTGCCGGTGACGGAAGCTAGCACGGCCTTGAGCATCCGGCTCTCCGAGGACACGCAGGCGCTGAAGGAAGTAGTAGTAGTAGGCTATGGTACTCAAAGCAAGCGCACCGTCACGACGGCCATATCCAGCGTGAAAGGCGACCAGGTCGCCAACCTACCCGTCACGAACCCCACGCAGGCGCTGGTGGGGCAGGTGTCGGGGGTGCAGTTGCAGCAAACGAGCGGGGCTCCCGGCGACCCACCGGCCATCCGGATTCGGGGCGCGGGCTCCATTACCAGCGGCAACAGCCCGCTCTACGTTATAGATGGCTATCCGACGAATGATGGTAACTTGTTCAACGCCATTTCGCCCCAGGATATTGAAAGTATTGACATTCTGAAAGATGCGGCTTCAGCGGCCATCTACGGGTCGCGGGCCGGTAACGGGGTTATCATCGTCACGACCAAGCGGGGCAAGTCGGGCAAGACGACGTTTTCGCTAAATGCCACCGCCGGCGTCGAGACGGTGATGCACCGCTACGATCTGCTGAACGGGCAGGAATTCGTTGACATGGCCAAAGAAGGCCTAGCTTACCAAAACCGACCCATTCCAGCCTTTCTGAACCAGCCCGAGCGTTGGGCCAACACCGACTGGCAGGACGTGATTTTTCGCAAGGCACCGTTCCAGAATTATCAGCTCAGCGCCACCGGCGGCAGCGACAAAGTTCGTTTCTCGGTGTCGGGCGGATACATCGACCAGCAAGGCACGCTGAAAAACACCTTCCTGAAGCGCTACAACCTGCGGGCTAGCCTCGACGCCGACCTGACCAGCAAAGTGCGGGTAGGGGTGAACCTGCAACCGTCGTACACCCAGCGCCGCGTGCAGCAAACCACCGGCGGCAACACTTCAACGGGTGTCGATGGCATCTTGGCCGAGGCACTGACGATGCCGCCGATCCTACCGGTGTGGCGGCCCAACGGCGACTACTTCGTGATTACGCAGGACCCGGAGATGAAAACCATCTTCAACGACGAGCTGTCGAATCCGCTGGTGAAGCTTGATGCTAATAAGGACTTTTTCTACTCCTTCCGACAGACCGGCAACGCCTACCTGGAGTACGAACCCATTGAAGGACTAAAGCTTAACTCCCGTATGAATGTGGGCTTGGTGTCCGAGCGGGAAGAATGGTTTGTGGAGCCTTTCCTGGCCCGCGGCAACGGCAACACGGGTAACATTTCCACGCCGAACCTAGCGCAGATCCGGGCTCGCCGCAACAACACAACCAACATCAACTGGTACTGGTCGAACACGGCGACCTACGACTTCTCCCTGCACCAAGACCACAACTTCACGGCGCTCCTAGGTTATGACGTGTCGCGCCAAAACGACTTCTACGTAACCCTGGAACCCCGCACCGACCGCGACAATCCGGTGGCATTCGTGAACTCTAGCGTGAAAAATGTGCAGGGCGCGGTGCTGAACAAGGGTGCTTCGGAGCGACGCGAATACGTGTTTGATGCCGTGTTTGGCCGCCTCAACTACAACTATAAAGGACGCTACCTGCTCTCGGGCTCGTTGCGCCGCGACCGGTCGAGCCGCTTCGGACCGACGAACCGCGCTGGCATATTCCCATCCGTGTCAGCGGGCTGGAACGTGAGTGAAGAAAGCTTCCTGGCAGAAAACAAAGCGGTGTCGATGCTGAAAATCCGGGCGAGCTACGGCGAAACCGGCAACGACCAGCTGCCCGGCTACTACCCCTGGATTGCCACCATGCAACGCGAAGCCTACAACTTCGGCACCACCGACGCACAGGTGGTGGCCTTCCGGCCGAGTGGTTTCTCGAACCTCGACCTAGGTTGGGAGAAGAACAAGCAGTTTGATGCCGGGCTGGACCTAGGTTTTCTGAACGACCGCATTGGCCTGTCGGTGGATCTGTACAACCGCAACAGCAACATCATCTTGTCGGCTGATATTCCGAGCATTAATGGCAAGGCGGCGTCGGTGATTCAGAACGTGGGCAACGTGCGCAACCGTGGCCTGGAAGTGACCCTGAACACGCTCAACATCGACGGGAAGTTGAAGTGGAACACCAACTTCAACATCTCCTTCAACCGCAACCAGATCATGAGTCTGGCCAGCGGCCAAACGCAGCTCGCTAACCAAGGTGTGGTGCGCAACTACGTGGGCCGCCCCATGGGCGACTTTTACCTGTACATCGTCGACGGCACCTTCAATAACCAAAACGACGTCGACACTTACCCGAAGCTAGGCTCGCAGGGCATTGGCGATTTGCGCTACCGCGACGTGAGTGGCCCCGGTGGCGTGCCCGATGGCCGCATCACCGCCGACGACCAAGTGCGGGCCGGCAACTACCAGCCCGACTTTGTGTACGGGTTCGGCAACACCTTTACCTATAGCAACTTCGACCTGAACATCTTGCTTGATGGCTCACAGGGCGGTGAAATCTACCGCAGCCAGGAGTTGCCGCTAGCCCTAGGTCGGTGGCTCGAAAACGGCTCGAAGCAGTCGTTGGACCGGTGGCGCTCGGAGTCGGACCCCGGCAATGGCAAGTTTCACCGGGCTGGTACCACCAACCTCTCCTCCGACATTGCCTCCAGCACCCGCTACCTCTACGATGCTAGCTTTTTGCGCATCCGCAACATCACGCTCGGCTACACGCTGCCCACGGTGCTCTCCGAGAAGATCCACGTGCAGCGTCTGCGCCTCTACGCCACGGGGCAGAACATTTACACCTTCACCAAAGCCGGTGGTTTCCGCAACCCGCAGGCCAACGGGGCTACCACCAACGGCGCCACCGACAACCCCACCAACAGCGGCGTGGACAACGGCACCTACCCGATTTCGCGCAACATCTCTATGGGCTTAAACCTAACTTTCTGA